The following proteins are co-located in the Bacillus pumilus genome:
- a CDS encoding non-ribosomal peptide synthetase — MNTVYYPLTHAQKRVFYTERFYPGTSISNLGGFARLRSVSGLNPSLVVDVLQEYIRQTDSLRLRLVYRNEQGEPVQYIKPYEKQPIRMVKGWSEEDVRAWANEQIREPMPLIDSPLIEFTVFQISDQECWLFCKAHHIVADGISIILMGNRIIDLYHDMLHGGDILPVEEISFVDHIMSEQAYESSKRFQKDRAFWNGQFDHIPDFASLKPHKGYEMSLHAERFSGDIPDSLKEKLRVFCEEQKVSMLSMFMSTVYIYLHRFSGMEDVVLGTFMGNRTNAKEKKMIGMFVSTIPMRASVHGSQSFLDFVKQVMADQMKILRHQKYPYNLLMNDLREREGFTGRLFDISLEYQVMQWQKKENLSFITEPIFSGSGMNDISIHVKDRWDTDTLTIDLDYRTDLFSEEDMSKMFDRFTILLEAAVSQPDQLIGTLPLLSAGEQKELLQLSEGESFELPAAKPVHQLFDEAANKYAERAAVVAENGTFTYGELYQKAEKLARFLQMKGISRDVPVAVLMDRTAAAMVAIFGILKAGGAYVPIDPALPEERIQFIVEDSGASIVLTEESLAQKYTALSEKMIVQQHILLDDGLLPELVDQTVPEDLAYMIYTSGTTGKPKGVMIEHLQLHHLVHALHHEMYQGASELQMALLAPFHFDASVKQIFAALLFGHTLHIVPRESTRNGVQLAAYYQKHQIEAADGTPAHVQLLLAADLSGLSLTHMLIGGEALPAKAAQSLIEAVRMSQPDFNLWNVYGPTETCVDAAVHRLDLNELRELSEQRYVSIGKPLGHHRIYILNEHDQLQVQGAAGELCIAGIGVGRGYVNQPELTEQVFTGDPFSPHDRMYRTGDLVRWLPDGTIDYLGRMDDQVKIRGYRIETGEIEAVMEQVEGVGQAVVLVVGEADGEKALSAYYQVQQEGVSVNTLQAAIKQQLPAYMMPLYFKELDVFPLTVSGKVDRRALAALKGDKAVSAVYVAPRNDVETELVRMWEEVLDQEKIGVYDSFFDRGGHSLKAMTVLTHIERTFQVEVPLSVLFEQQTIAALAAYIEQAEKSAQTVIPKAPIAADYPLSPPQQRIYMVSQLEQSIAYHMPAVVRLKGTLQREKLTEAFERLITRHDILRTSFHTIKGVPRQRVAPSVPFQIEQLTGGTMEENMHRFVRPFDLACAPLLRIGLQSIHDQEHLLFFDMHHLISDGLSIDLMLRELSDAYEGSVKAPLKLQYQDYAVWQEHQADQGFQKEEAFWLQEFSGDIPALQLLTDHQRPALQSFAGDRVIKEIDETLKEQLQELAANHHTTLYTVLLSAYYTLLAKYTGQKEFVVGTPTAGRVHADLNDMIGMFVQTLALRSEVDPNRTMTQLIEHVKEKTMKAFEHQQYPFERLLEKLNVQRDFSRHPLFDTVFTLTPDHSPAQHIGEMQVEVEETNFHIAKFDLTLQAMESGHGVSFVLDYSTALFKRHTAEQMLKHYVYLLEQMVKTPEEAIRSYRLLSEQEAEAQLNRWNPLPTPYPAEETIVTQFEAQVQQHGQKPALQCKGEVLSYQELNDRVNQLAHYLRENGFEKGMKAALFFERSNEMVLSVLAVLKAGGVYVPIDPDFPDERVKYFLSDSDAQFLLTHQVLRHRSVLTAFEGTIIETEDQAVDQQSKRNTAVRVSPEDLANLTYTSGTTGKPKGNMVTHRNILRTVKQSNYLTIHHEDTVMSLSNYVFDAFMFDVFGALLNGAKLIVLPKDNILNMNELSGAIEKERVSILMITTALFHLLIDMKKDSLKNVRKVLFGGERASVPHVVSALETVGEDKLVHMYGPSESTIFTTYYPVNRIEEQALSIPIGKPVSQTAVYIVDEFGHVQPPGVAGELCVAGDGLVKGYYGQPELTSGKFVENPFRPGENMYKTGDLARWLSNGDIEFIGRIDHQVKIRGQRIELGEIEHQLLRHPQLKEAVVIAASNDTLCAYFTAEGSVSLSDLREQVGRELPVYMIPAFFMQLDELPLTGNGKVDRRALPAPDLSEHAANEYAPPQSETERSLAHIWEEVLEVPQIGRHDHFFECGGHSLRGMKMLNRLYEEMQVELTLKSLFESPTLEAFALVVDQAEQKEIKRVEKVEEAAYYPVTSAQKRLYVLEKMTDAEQSYHMPAALKLKGVFDEKRFEQAIEQLVRRHEAFRTSFDFVQGEPVQRIEENVSVDIEKIEGNGRDIQQLMNDFIRPFDLEKAPLLRVGLVSVSVNVHYLLIDMHHIISDGASVGILIEELSTLYRGDKLEDLPVQYKDYAVWSKSEASAAQKGAEQAFWLEQLHGELPVLALPEDLPRPKVQTFAGDRIAFTIDGSLKAQLDELVRSLNSTTYTVLLACYSTLLSKLARQEDIMIGSPVVGRTHPDIQSVIGMFVNTLALRTKPAGHQTFAEFASNVHQLVLEANEHQLYPFEELVDQVQTIRDTSRHPIFDVVFSMENADIRDLSMDGLHIVPQPFEENIAKFDLTLTGNESPDQIELVFDFNSAIFHQSSIEKWKEYFLYLIEQMVSAPDQSLDQMQLLSPQQQRKLLGEWSGPVLDVPSDQTVHALIEAQAHEAPHQKAATFCGSSWTYEELNNRANVVASRLISNGTKPGDRVGILTRPSLDMTAAVLGILKAGAAFVPIDADYPAQRIAYMLEDCGAEVLLIQKELNAPTSFTGHVLLIEDAAEGGTQNVQVDVKPTDLAYMIYTSGTTGQPKGVMVEHQSLVNLAFWHNDAFRVTNKDRTAKYAGFGFDASIWEMFPTWIAGAELHIIDEAIRLDMIKLNTYFNDEGITIAFLPTQLCEQFMSMDNHSLRYLLTGGDKLKQVKPVRYKLVNNYGPTENTVVATSGIINPDQGTLPIGTAIANTRFYIMGSLYDLSPPGVPGELVIAGEGLARGYWNLPEETDKRFVRDPFYPGERMYRTGDLVKWTDDGELIYLGRKDHQVNVRGFRIELSEIEAQLLELDSVKEAVVTTVKDASDQDALAAYVITENGTKDLKESLKRTLPEYMVPSWIINLDQFPMTANGKVDLKALPAPNMEADQTAYEAPRDEVETLLCAIWADVLGVSQVGIHDHFFFLGGDSIKGIQMASRLTQEGWKLDMKLLFQYPTIAELRPYIEEADQMTADQSPVEGEVILTPIQRWFFERNFSSQHHWNQSVMLHAPKSLNEAIVKQVLEQLMIHHDALRLIYPLEEGRIIQRHRGVEENNVAVDVIEVKGELTQQIQQVEKLANEVQASISLTEGPLVKPAIFRTEQGDHLLLAVHHLVIDGVSWRIFLEDFMALYEQSKRGEVLTLPEKTHSFQEYAQRLTEYAVSDDLLAERAYWKKVLSHSVTPLQKNHVTEDQRMLHTQTIRFTLSEEETHSLLTGVHEAYHTDINDILLTALGLSMKEWTGEDRHLIHLEGHGREEILPAVNVSRTIGWFTSMYPVLLDMSHADDLSYQIKHLKEELRHIPNKGIGYGILKYLTPDKMKGDIAFDVTPDISFNYLGQFDEQIGGGELNRSAWHAGQSLSPESEKPHALDIVGFVEQSMLHVTISYHHLEFEEHTMEQFKDLLEKNVKVLISHCVSQNETQITPSDVGDDDLTMDELEKLMDIF, encoded by the coding sequence ATGAATACAGTTTATTACCCCTTAACACATGCGCAAAAGAGAGTATTCTACACGGAAAGATTTTATCCAGGTACAAGTATTTCTAATTTGGGCGGATTCGCCAGGTTGAGATCGGTATCAGGTCTGAATCCCTCTTTGGTCGTTGACGTTCTTCAAGAGTACATTCGCCAAACTGACTCTCTTCGTTTGAGGCTTGTGTATCGAAATGAACAGGGGGAGCCTGTTCAATATATCAAACCATATGAGAAGCAGCCGATTCGCATGGTGAAAGGCTGGAGTGAAGAGGATGTGAGGGCTTGGGCGAACGAGCAAATCCGTGAGCCGATGCCGTTGATTGACAGCCCCTTGATTGAATTTACGGTCTTTCAAATCAGTGATCAAGAGTGCTGGCTGTTCTGTAAAGCACATCATATTGTGGCAGATGGTATTTCCATTATCTTGATGGGAAATCGCATCATCGATTTATACCATGACATGCTGCACGGGGGAGACATTTTGCCGGTTGAGGAGATTTCCTTCGTTGATCACATTATGAGTGAACAAGCCTATGAATCTTCTAAGCGTTTTCAAAAAGACCGAGCTTTTTGGAACGGGCAATTTGATCATATTCCAGATTTCGCTTCTTTAAAACCGCATAAGGGATACGAGATGAGTTTACATGCGGAGCGATTTTCAGGGGATATCCCAGATTCTTTGAAGGAGAAGCTTCGTGTCTTTTGTGAAGAACAGAAAGTCAGTATGCTTTCTATGTTTATGTCCACTGTTTATATTTACTTACATCGATTTAGCGGCATGGAGGACGTGGTCCTTGGAACCTTTATGGGCAACCGGACGAATGCCAAAGAAAAAAAGATGATTGGTATGTTTGTTTCCACGATCCCAATGCGAGCATCTGTTCATGGGTCACAATCCTTTCTTGATTTCGTAAAGCAGGTCATGGCGGATCAAATGAAGATATTGCGTCACCAAAAGTATCCTTATAATCTGCTTATGAATGATTTGCGAGAAAGAGAAGGGTTTACAGGGCGCCTTTTTGATATTTCTTTAGAATATCAGGTCATGCAGTGGCAGAAAAAAGAGAATCTGTCTTTCATTACTGAACCGATTTTTAGTGGGAGCGGAATGAATGATATTTCGATTCATGTGAAAGACCGCTGGGATACAGATACATTGACCATTGATTTGGATTACCGTACAGATTTATTCAGTGAAGAAGATATGAGTAAGATGTTTGATCGGTTCACGATATTGCTGGAAGCGGCGGTCTCTCAGCCTGATCAGCTGATCGGGACATTGCCTTTACTTTCAGCGGGTGAGCAAAAGGAGCTGCTGCAATTATCTGAGGGAGAATCTTTTGAACTACCAGCAGCGAAACCGGTTCATCAGTTATTTGATGAGGCAGCAAACAAGTATGCAGAGCGAGCTGCCGTTGTAGCGGAAAATGGAACATTCACTTATGGTGAGCTGTACCAAAAGGCAGAAAAGCTGGCACGATTTTTACAAATGAAAGGTATTTCGCGTGATGTACCTGTTGCGGTTTTAATGGATCGGACGGCAGCTGCCATGGTGGCGATCTTCGGCATATTAAAGGCTGGCGGGGCGTATGTACCGATTGATCCGGCATTACCTGAGGAGCGCATTCAATTTATTGTGGAGGATTCAGGTGCTTCCATCGTTTTAACAGAGGAATCGTTAGCTCAAAAGTACACAGCCCTCTCGGAGAAAATGATCGTGCAGCAGCATATTTTATTAGATGATGGCCTGCTGCCTGAGCTCGTAGATCAGACGGTACCTGAGGATTTGGCTTATATGATTTATACGTCGGGTACGACTGGGAAGCCAAAGGGCGTCATGATTGAGCATCTTCAGCTGCATCATTTGGTCCATGCTTTGCATCATGAAATGTATCAAGGGGCCAGTGAGCTTCAAATGGCGCTTCTTGCACCATTCCATTTTGATGCATCGGTGAAACAAATCTTTGCTGCCCTTTTATTTGGGCATACGCTTCATATCGTCCCAAGAGAATCGACGAGAAATGGTGTTCAGCTAGCGGCTTATTATCAAAAACATCAAATTGAAGCAGCGGATGGAACGCCGGCGCATGTGCAGCTTTTACTTGCAGCGGATTTGAGCGGGCTGTCATTGACTCACATGTTGATTGGAGGAGAAGCACTGCCTGCGAAAGCGGCGCAGTCTCTGATCGAAGCTGTTCGTATGAGTCAGCCTGATTTTAATCTATGGAATGTGTATGGTCCGACAGAGACGTGTGTGGATGCGGCGGTTCATCGCCTAGACCTCAATGAACTGCGGGAATTATCTGAACAGCGTTATGTCTCGATTGGAAAGCCGCTTGGGCATCACCGTATTTATATTTTAAATGAACATGATCAATTGCAGGTGCAGGGGGCTGCTGGAGAGCTATGCATTGCGGGGATAGGTGTTGGACGAGGCTATGTGAATCAGCCTGAATTGACGGAGCAGGTATTTACTGGCGACCCGTTTTCTCCACATGATCGAATGTATCGAACAGGGGATCTCGTCAGATGGCTTCCAGATGGCACGATTGATTATCTTGGCAGAATGGATGATCAAGTGAAAATTAGGGGTTACCGCATAGAAACAGGCGAAATTGAAGCGGTGATGGAGCAGGTAGAGGGAGTCGGTCAGGCTGTCGTACTTGTGGTTGGTGAGGCGGATGGTGAAAAAGCGTTAAGTGCTTATTACCAGGTCCAACAAGAAGGTGTGTCAGTGAACACGCTGCAAGCCGCTATCAAACAGCAGCTTCCTGCTTATATGATGCCTCTCTATTTTAAAGAACTCGATGTATTTCCACTCACAGTAAGCGGAAAAGTCGACCGGCGTGCACTCGCCGCATTAAAAGGAGACAAGGCTGTCAGTGCTGTTTATGTAGCGCCTAGAAACGATGTGGAAACGGAGCTTGTTCGTATGTGGGAAGAAGTTCTTGATCAAGAGAAGATCGGTGTATATGATTCATTCTTCGATCGAGGCGGGCATTCGCTCAAAGCGATGACAGTACTCACACATATTGAGCGGACTTTTCAAGTAGAAGTGCCGTTGTCTGTTTTATTTGAACAGCAGACGATTGCCGCATTGGCCGCCTATATTGAGCAAGCGGAAAAATCCGCTCAAACGGTCATACCGAAAGCACCGATTGCCGCCGATTATCCGTTGTCACCTCCACAGCAGCGCATCTATATGGTGAGTCAATTAGAGCAGAGCATTGCATACCATATGCCAGCTGTTGTGCGGTTAAAAGGAACACTGCAACGAGAAAAGCTGACTGAAGCCTTTGAAAGACTGATCACACGTCATGATATACTGCGTACTTCTTTTCATACAATCAAAGGTGTCCCGCGTCAGCGGGTAGCTCCATCAGTGCCATTTCAAATAGAGCAGCTGACAGGCGGCACGATGGAAGAGAACATGCATCGTTTTGTCAGGCCTTTTGATCTTGCGTGTGCACCACTTCTTCGTATTGGCTTGCAGTCAATACATGATCAGGAGCATCTGCTCTTTTTCGATATGCATCACTTGATTTCAGATGGTCTTTCGATCGATTTGATGCTGCGTGAGCTGTCAGATGCTTACGAGGGATCGGTCAAAGCGCCATTGAAGCTTCAATATCAAGATTATGCTGTTTGGCAAGAACACCAGGCAGATCAAGGTTTTCAAAAAGAAGAGGCATTTTGGCTGCAAGAATTTTCGGGCGATATTCCTGCTTTACAGCTGCTAACAGACCATCAGCGTCCAGCTCTTCAATCCTTCGCAGGGGATCGTGTGATCAAAGAAATAGATGAAACGTTAAAGGAACAATTACAGGAGCTTGCAGCGAATCATCATACGACACTGTATACGGTTCTGCTTTCTGCTTACTATACATTGCTTGCGAAATACACAGGTCAAAAGGAATTTGTGGTCGGGACACCAACAGCAGGGCGTGTGCATGCAGATCTGAATGACATGATCGGCATGTTTGTCCAGACACTTGCTTTGCGGTCAGAGGTTGATCCGAACAGAACAATGACGCAGTTGATTGAGCATGTAAAGGAAAAGACGATGAAGGCGTTTGAGCATCAGCAATACCCATTTGAGCGGTTGCTTGAAAAGCTGAATGTGCAAAGAGATTTTAGCCGCCATCCATTATTTGATACCGTCTTTACCCTGACGCCGGATCATTCGCCAGCCCAGCATATTGGAGAGATGCAAGTCGAAGTCGAGGAAACCAATTTCCATATTGCGAAATTTGATTTAACACTGCAAGCGATGGAGTCAGGTCATGGTGTATCCTTCGTTCTCGATTACAGTACGGCCTTATTTAAACGACATACAGCAGAGCAGATGCTCAAGCATTATGTTTATCTTTTGGAGCAGATGGTCAAAACGCCGGAGGAAGCCATTCGTTCCTATCGTTTACTGTCTGAACAAGAGGCGGAAGCTCAACTGAATAGGTGGAACCCGTTACCTACGCCTTATCCTGCGGAAGAAACCATTGTGACGCAGTTTGAAGCACAGGTGCAGCAACATGGTCAAAAACCTGCACTGCAATGTAAAGGTGAGGTTCTTTCTTATCAAGAACTGAATGACCGAGTGAACCAACTGGCTCATTATTTACGTGAAAATGGTTTTGAGAAAGGGATGAAAGCGGCCTTATTCTTTGAACGATCCAATGAGATGGTGCTGTCTGTTCTGGCTGTACTAAAGGCGGGCGGTGTCTATGTACCAATCGATCCCGATTTCCCTGATGAGCGCGTGAAGTACTTTTTGTCAGATAGCGATGCACAATTTTTACTGACACATCAGGTGCTGCGTCATCGCTCGGTGCTCACTGCTTTTGAGGGAACAATTATAGAAACAGAAGATCAGGCTGTTGATCAGCAATCAAAAAGAAATACAGCTGTACGTGTTTCACCTGAGGACTTGGCGAATTTGACCTATACATCTGGTACAACAGGCAAGCCTAAAGGGAACATGGTGACACACCGGAACATTTTGAGAACGGTGAAGCAATCGAATTATCTCACCATTCATCATGAAGACACGGTGATGAGCCTCTCAAACTATGTATTTGATGCCTTTATGTTTGATGTGTTTGGTGCTTTATTAAACGGAGCGAAACTCATTGTTCTGCCAAAAGACAACATTTTAAACATGAATGAGCTTTCTGGAGCGATCGAGAAAGAAAGAGTCAGCATTTTAATGATCACGACAGCTCTTTTTCACTTACTCATTGATATGAAAAAGGACAGCCTGAAGAACGTAAGAAAAGTTCTGTTTGGCGGAGAACGTGCTTCTGTGCCTCATGTCGTGTCAGCGCTTGAAACGGTTGGGGAAGACAAGCTTGTTCATATGTATGGACCATCTGAAAGCACGATTTTCACCACGTATTATCCTGTGAATCGCATTGAGGAACAGGCGCTATCTATCCCAATCGGAAAGCCAGTGAGTCAAACAGCTGTTTATATTGTTGATGAATTTGGGCATGTGCAGCCGCCAGGTGTTGCAGGAGAGCTGTGTGTCGCTGGTGATGGACTTGTGAAAGGGTATTATGGGCAGCCAGAACTCACAAGCGGAAAGTTTGTCGAAAATCCTTTCCGTCCTGGTGAGAACATGTATAAAACGGGTGATCTTGCACGTTGGCTGTCAAATGGAGATATTGAATTCATTGGACGGATCGATCATCAAGTCAAAATTCGAGGACAGCGAATTGAACTTGGAGAAATTGAACACCAGCTGCTGCGGCACCCGCAACTGAAGGAAGCTGTCGTAATTGCAGCATCAAATGATACATTATGTGCGTATTTCACAGCAGAAGGTTCTGTCTCATTGTCTGATTTACGTGAGCAAGTAGGACGTGAATTACCTGTATATATGATACCGGCCTTCTTCATGCAATTAGACGAGCTTCCGCTGACGGGTAACGGCAAGGTAGACAGACGGGCTTTACCGGCGCCTGATCTAAGTGAGCACGCAGCAAATGAATACGCCCCTCCTCAATCGGAGACAGAGCGTTCGTTGGCACACATTTGGGAGGAAGTACTTGAAGTGCCGCAAATCGGCAGGCACGATCATTTCTTTGAATGCGGGGGCCATTCGCTGCGCGGCATGAAAATGCTGAACAGGCTGTACGAAGAGATGCAGGTGGAGCTCACCTTGAAGTCTTTATTTGAATCCCCAACATTAGAGGCATTTGCCCTTGTGGTTGATCAAGCGGAGCAAAAGGAAATTAAGCGAGTGGAGAAAGTGGAAGAGGCGGCCTATTATCCAGTGACGTCTGCTCAGAAAAGACTGTACGTTCTGGAGAAAATGACCGATGCTGAGCAAAGCTATCATATGCCAGCTGCCTTAAAGCTTAAAGGCGTATTTGATGAAAAACGATTTGAACAAGCCATTGAACAGCTTGTTCGTCGTCATGAAGCGTTCCGTACGAGCTTTGATTTTGTTCAGGGTGAACCTGTTCAGCGGATTGAAGAAAATGTCTCTGTAGACATTGAAAAAATCGAAGGGAACGGCCGAGACATTCAACAATTAATGAATGACTTTATCCGACCATTTGATTTAGAAAAAGCGCCTCTACTCAGAGTGGGTCTTGTGTCTGTTTCCGTAAATGTCCATTATTTACTGATTGATATGCATCACATCATTTCAGATGGTGCGTCTGTCGGTATTTTAATTGAGGAGCTTTCAACCTTGTATCGAGGAGACAAGCTAGAGGACTTACCTGTTCAATATAAGGATTATGCTGTTTGGTCAAAAAGTGAGGCATCTGCTGCGCAAAAAGGTGCTGAACAGGCGTTTTGGCTGGAGCAATTACACGGAGAACTGCCTGTACTGGCATTGCCGGAAGACCTGCCAAGGCCAAAAGTGCAGACATTCGCAGGAGATCGCATCGCATTTACGATCGACGGCTCGCTTAAAGCACAATTGGATGAGCTAGTCAGGTCACTCAACAGTACGACTTATACAGTCCTGCTTGCTTGCTACAGCACCCTTTTAAGCAAGCTTGCGAGACAGGAAGATATCATGATCGGTTCTCCGGTTGTGGGCAGAACCCATCCTGATATTCAATCGGTGATCGGTATGTTTGTGAATACGCTGGCACTTAGAACGAAGCCAGCAGGACATCAGACATTTGCTGAATTTGCGTCAAATGTTCATCAGCTTGTGTTAGAGGCAAACGAACATCAGCTGTACCCGTTTGAAGAATTGGTGGACCAAGTGCAAACGATTCGAGACACAAGCCGCCATCCAATCTTTGATGTGGTGTTCTCAATGGAAAATGCGGATATCCGTGACTTGTCGATGGATGGACTTCATATTGTTCCACAGCCATTCGAAGAGAATATTGCTAAATTTGATTTGACCTTAACTGGAAATGAATCTCCTGATCAAATTGAGCTTGTGTTTGATTTTAATTCTGCTATCTTTCATCAGTCGTCAATTGAGAAGTGGAAAGAGTATTTCCTTTACTTGATTGAACAAATGGTGTCAGCACCGGATCAATCGTTAGATCAGATGCAATTATTATCACCACAGCAGCAGCGAAAACTGCTCGGCGAATGGTCAGGACCGGTCCTCGACGTCCCGTCAGATCAAACCGTTCATGCATTGATTGAGGCACAGGCACATGAAGCACCTCATCAAAAAGCGGCGACCTTCTGCGGATCCAGCTGGACATATGAAGAACTGAATAACCGGGCAAATGTAGTCGCTTCAAGACTCATCTCAAACGGCACAAAACCAGGAGATCGCGTCGGCATTCTCACCCGCCCGTCCCTTGACATGACGGCCGCCGTCCTTGGCATCCTCAAGGCTGGTGCGGCATTCGTGCCGATTGATGCCGATTATCCAGCGCAGCGCATTGCGTACATGCTGGAAGACTGCGGGGCAGAAGTGCTTCTTATCCAAAAAGAGCTCAATGCACCAACTTCTTTCACAGGTCACGTCCTGTTGATAGAAGATGCCGCAGAAGGAGGAACGCAAAACGTTCAGGTTGATGTCAAACCAACTGATCTCGCATATATGATTTACACATCCGGGACGACTGGACAGCCGAAGGGTGTCATGGTCGAACACCAGTCACTCGTGAATCTCGCCTTCTGGCACAATGATGCCTTCCGGGTGACAAATAAAGATCGAACCGCCAAATATGCCGGCTTTGGCTTTGACGCCTCCATTTGGGAGATGTTCCCGACATGGATCGCCGGCGCAGAGCTGCACATTATCGACGAAGCGATTCGCCTCGATATGATCAAGCTCAATACGTATTTCAATGACGAAGGCATCACCATTGCGTTCCTGCCAACTCAGTTATGTGAGCAGTTTATGTCGATGGACAATCACTCTCTGCGCTACTTACTGACAGGCGGAGACAAGCTGAAACAGGTGAAGCCCGTTCGATACAAACTAGTGAATAACTACGGCCCGACTGAAAATACGGTCGTGGCGACAAGCGGTATCATCAATCCAGATCAAGGCACGCTTCCTATCGGAACAGCGATTGCCAATACTCGTTTTTACATTATGGGTTCGTTATATGACCTCTCGCCGCCAGGCGTACCGGGTGAGCTCGTCATTGCGGGGGAAGGACTGGCAAGAGGGTACTGGAATCTCCCAGAGGAGACGGACAAACGATTTGTACGAGATCCATTTTATCCAGGGGAGCGCATGTACCGCACAGGCGATTTGGTGAAATGGACAGACGATGGCGAGCTCATCTATCTCGGCAGAAAAGACCATCAGGTCAATGTCCGCGGCTTCCGTATTGAGCTGTCAGAAATTGAAGCTCAGCTTCTTGAACTGGATTCAGTAAAAGAAGCAGTCGTGACAACGGTGAAAGATGCAAGCGATCAAGACGCCCTTGCCGCATATGTCATCACGGAGAATGGAACAAAAGACTTAAAAGAAAGCTTAAAACGCACCTTGCCAGAATATATGGTGCCATCATGGATCATAAACCTAGACCAATTTCCAATGACGGCAAATGGCAAAGTCGATCTCAAAGCGTTGCCAGCTCCAAATATGGAAGCGGATCAAACGGCATACGAAGCCCCAAGAGACGAAGTCGAAACGCTTCTTTGTGCCATTTGGGCAGACGTGCTAGGCGTGAGCCAAGTCGGCATTCACGATCATTTCTTTTTCCTTGGCGGAGATTCGATTAAAGGCATTCAAATGGCGAGCAGGCTCACGCAAGAGGGCTGGAAGCTTGATATGAAGCTGCTATTCCAATATCCAACGATTGCGGAGCTCCGTCCATATATCGAAGAAGCTGATCAAATGACAGCTGACCAATCACCTGTCGAAGGGGAAGTCATTTTGACGCCGATTCAGCGCTGGTTCTTTGAACGAAACTTTAGCAGTCAGCATCATTGGAATCAATCCGTTATGCTTCATGCCCCAAAAAGTTTAAATGAAGCGATCGTCAAGCAAGTGTTGGAGCAGCTGATGATCCATCACGATGCATTGCGGTTGATTTATCCATTGGAAGAAGGACGCATCATCCAGCGTCATCGTGGAGTAGAGGAAAACAATGTGGCAGTTGACGTGATTGAAGTAAAAGGGGAGCTCACGCAGCAAATCCAGCAGGTAGAAAAGCTGGCAAATGAAGTGCAGGCGAGTATTTCTTTAACAGAGGGCCCATTAGTGAAACCTGCTATTTTCCGAACGGAGCAGGGAGATCACCTATTGCTTGCCGTACACCATCTTGTCATCGATGGTGTGTCATGGCGTATTTTCCTTGAAGACTTCATGGCTCTTTATGAACAGTCGAAGCGCGGGGAGGTCCTGACACTTCCTGAAAAAACACATTCATTCCAAGAATATGCCCAGAGGCTGACAGAATACGCTGTGTCAGATGACCTGCTAGCGGAAAGAGCCTATTGGAAAAAGGTACTTTCACATTCAGTCACACCGCTTCAGAAGAATCATGTCACGGAGGATCAACGAATGCTTCATACGCAGACAATTCGATTTACATTGTCTGAAGAGGAAACGCACAGCCTCCTGACGGGTGTACACGAGGCCTATCACACAGATATAAACGATATTTTGCTGACAGCATTAGGATTATCGATGAAAGAGTGGACAGGTGAAGACAGACATTTGATTCACCTTGAAGGGCACGGAAGAGAAGAAATCCTTCCGGCGGTCAATGTGTCGCGGACTATTGGCTGGTTTACAAGCATGTATCCTGTGTTACTGGATATGTCGCATGCAGACGATCTTTCTTATCAAATCAAGCATTTAAAAGAGGAACTCAGGCACATTCCGAACAAAGGGATCGGTTATGGCATTTTAAAATATTTAACACCTGACAAAATGAAGGGGGATATCGCCTTTGATGTCACACCGGACATCAGCTTTAACTACCTTGGCCAGTTTGATGAACAGATCGGCGGCGGTGAACTGAATCGATCCGCATGGCATGCAGGTCAATCGCTTAGTCCTGAATCAGAGAAACCTCATGCACTAGATATTGTTGGTTTTGTTGAACAAAGCATGCTCCATGTGACGATTTCATATCATCACCTTGAATTTGAAGAACATACGATGGAACAGTTCAAGGATCTCCTAGAAAAGAATGTGAAGGTCCTGATCTCTCATTGTGTATCACAGAATGAGACCCAAATCACACCTAGTGATGTAGGGGATGATGATCTCACGATGGATGAACTTGAAAAGCTAATGGATATATTTTAA